The following are encoded together in the Choloepus didactylus isolate mChoDid1 chromosome 7, mChoDid1.pri, whole genome shotgun sequence genome:
- the CALHM4 gene encoding calcium homeostasis modulator protein 4 isoform X2, whose protein sequence is MGARSAKETFKMNPTVAANLSAPSDMSLVRDELSLLHRYQSQMLGWILITLATIAAIVSCCLARCCSPLTSLQHHYWTNHFHNEKELFQQAAEQHSRLLIMQRIKKLFGFVPGSEDVKQIRIPSHQDWRDISAPILCVGNDSQACYSSLGDRVDEENEEGKSGGIELQPSL, encoded by the exons ATGGGTGCCAGGTCTGCCAAAGAGACTTTCAAGATGAACCCAACTGTAGCAGCAAATTT ATCAGCTCCTTCTGACATGAGCCTGGTAAGGGATGAATTGAGTCTTCTGCACAGATACCAATCACAG ATGCTGGGTTGGATTTTGATCACCTTGGCAACCATTGCTGCCATAGTCTCCTGCTGTTTGGCGAGGTGCTGCTCTCCCCTCACTTCTCTGCAGCATCACTACTGGACCAATCACTTCCATAACGAAAAGGAACTCTTCCAACAAGCTGCAGAGCAGCACTCACGACTCCTCATCATGCAGCGCATAAAGAAACTGTTTGGCTTTGTTCCAGGGAGTGAGGATGTCAAACAAATCCGTATACCTTCTCACCAGGACTGGAGAGATATTTCAGCCCCCATTCTATGTGTGGGTAATGACTCACAGGCTTGCTATAGCTCCCTTGGAGACAGGGTGGATGAGGAGAATGAGGAAGGCAAATCGGGAGGTATTGAATTACAACCTTCTTTATAG
- the CALHM4 gene encoding calcium homeostasis modulator protein 4 isoform X1, whose product MSPTLNNIVSSLQRSGTFINSLIAALTVGGQQLFSSFTFRCPCQVGKNFSYGFAFLVIPALILLIAGYALRSQMWTIREQYCSCAPLRRRPSPLERKLICLRFFNITGRALVAPLSWLVVTLLTGTYYECAASEFASVDHYPMFDDIAASKREEILAGFPCRTSAPSDMSLVRDELSLLHRYQSQMLGWILITLATIAAIVSCCLARCCSPLTSLQHHYWTNHFHNEKELFQQAAEQHSRLLIMQRIKKLFGFVPGSEDVKQIRIPSHQDWRDISAPILCVGNDSQACYSSLGDRVDEENEEGKSGGIELQPSL is encoded by the exons ATGAGCCCAACTCTCAACAATATTGTATCTTCTCTGCAGAGAAGTGGAACATTTATCAATTCTTTAATTGCTGCTCTAACAGTTGGTGGGCAACAGCTGTTCTCCTCTTTCACATTCAGATGTCCCTGTCAGGTTGGCAAAAATTTCTCTTATGGCTTCGCTTTTCTAGTCATCCCTGCCTTGATCCTTTTGATTGCCGGCTATGCTCTGAGAAGCCAAATGTGGACAATTAGGGAACAGTACTGCAGCTGTGCTCCTCTGCGCCGCAGACCCAGTCCCCTGGAACGCAAGCTGATTTGCCTCAGGTTCTTCAACATCACCGGCAGAGCACTTGTTGCTCCATTATCTTGGCTTGTGGTGACGCTGCTGACAGGCACCTACTACGAGTGTGCAGCAAGTGAGTTCGCATCTGTGGACCATTACCCCATGTTTGATGACATTGCTGCCAGCAAACGGGAAGAGATCCTAGCTGGGTTTCCATGTCGTACATCAGCTCCTTCTGACATGAGCCTGGTAAGGGATGAATTGAGTCTTCTGCACAGATACCAATCACAG ATGCTGGGTTGGATTTTGATCACCTTGGCAACCATTGCTGCCATAGTCTCCTGCTGTTTGGCGAGGTGCTGCTCTCCCCTCACTTCTCTGCAGCATCACTACTGGACCAATCACTTCCATAACGAAAAGGAACTCTTCCAACAAGCTGCAGAGCAGCACTCACGACTCCTCATCATGCAGCGCATAAAGAAACTGTTTGGCTTTGTTCCAGGGAGTGAGGATGTCAAACAAATCCGTATACCTTCTCACCAGGACTGGAGAGATATTTCAGCCCCCATTCTATGTGTGGGTAATGACTCACAGGCTTGCTATAGCTCCCTTGGAGACAGGGTGGATGAGGAGAATGAGGAAGGCAAATCGGGAGGTATTGAATTACAACCTTCTTTATAG